A genomic segment from Thiomicrorhabdus aquaedulcis encodes:
- a CDS encoding SPOR domain-containing protein encodes MSLTISELETERAKLLEAIESQAHKISSQREPTIDSGHTLKDWLSAAEEVMPKSPVPNQNNNQNNNQNNNQNNSKTQASKSASLSGNNTMNQNNKISYIGVILMLSLMLTVLGVLYVAYVTINKQLESVKEESLGEIKTLQDSMTQLQQTLSGGGNPELFIKLEDKVVLLESRLNDIQQQLAAQAVTNITAVVPSAQAATANTEPANDNALELPISLQEQVTAQTQVNQVTEAILDVKLAALEQKIDQKLETILNHLLQTTPKTTAQSGLVTGALLASKPTEQSITQPNVPSVNDVKAPTVQAPVVSAVKVAEAPAVPAKPVDAQKPLKNYTADVQWLMNEPPLNYTMQLASTNEQALLNRMIKQKQLTDTKIISQTRNNVKSYVLVSGSFVSRKEAEKIAREFKEQTGIAPWVRKIRDITSRVE; translated from the coding sequence ATGTCGTTAACCATCTCTGAACTTGAAACCGAGCGCGCAAAACTTCTTGAAGCGATTGAATCTCAAGCCCACAAAATTTCTTCTCAACGCGAACCCACTATTGACAGCGGTCACACTCTAAAAGATTGGTTAAGTGCGGCAGAAGAAGTGATGCCTAAATCTCCCGTACCCAATCAAAATAACAATCAAAATAACAATCAAAATAACAATCAAAATAACAGTAAAACTCAAGCATCCAAGAGTGCGAGTCTATCAGGTAATAACACTATGAATCAAAATAATAAAATCTCATATATTGGGGTTATTTTAATGCTGTCACTTATGCTAACAGTCCTGGGTGTGCTGTATGTAGCGTATGTAACCATTAACAAACAATTAGAATCGGTAAAAGAAGAAAGTTTGGGCGAAATAAAAACACTGCAAGACTCCATGACCCAACTGCAACAAACGCTGTCTGGCGGTGGAAATCCTGAGCTATTTATTAAGTTAGAAGATAAAGTCGTGTTACTTGAAAGTAGATTAAACGACATTCAGCAACAACTGGCAGCGCAAGCCGTTACAAACATCACCGCCGTTGTACCTTCGGCTCAAGCCGCCACTGCCAACACCGAACCGGCTAATGATAATGCTTTAGAGCTGCCTATTAGCTTGCAAGAACAAGTGACCGCACAAACCCAAGTTAATCAAGTCACAGAAGCAATATTAGATGTTAAATTAGCGGCTCTCGAACAAAAAATTGATCAAAAGCTCGAAACTATTCTTAATCATTTATTGCAAACAACCCCTAAAACAACCGCGCAATCCGGCCTTGTGACAGGAGCTTTACTGGCGTCAAAACCAACCGAACAAAGCATTACACAGCCTAATGTACCCAGTGTTAATGACGTTAAAGCACCCACAGTGCAAGCGCCCGTTGTCTCGGCGGTTAAAGTAGCCGAAGCACCTGCGGTGCCTGCTAAACCGGTTGACGCACAAAAACCTTTAAAAAATTACACGGCCGATGTGCAGTGGTTAATGAACGAGCCACCGTTAAATTACACCATGCAATTGGCTAGCACTAATGAGCAAGCCCTGTTGAATAGAATGATTAAGCAAAAACAGTTAACCGATACCAAAATTATTTCGCAAACCCGTAATAATGTTAAAAGTTATGTGTTGGTCAGCGGTTCATTTGTAAGCCGTAAAGAAGCCGAAAAAATAGCCCGCGAGTTTAAAGAACAAACTGGCATTGCACCATGGGTGCGTAAAATTCGCGACATTACCAGTCGCGTAGAGTAA
- a CDS encoding ATP-binding protein, producing MLKQLGAYERYLKQLPKTLRHELHNPLNKLSMSLTLLDGEFKSNQLDYAQHALAQLKQIIFSLSEATSIEDSLNSQPPEPFRIGVMLNHYMQNTIALHPDWSLAVENTISPEQKILGDGFMLEQLLDKLISNAKDFSDNQRPITVKGWTEDQTVKVCVENSGPELPSGYEQQIFDGMTSIRTLNQDDQAHLGLGLHIVKLITDYHHGKVYAQNMTFTKNPDISGVRFTIELPLLKS from the coding sequence ATGTTAAAACAACTCGGCGCATACGAACGTTATCTTAAGCAGTTGCCTAAAACCTTGCGGCATGAACTCCACAATCCACTCAATAAATTGTCTATGTCACTCACGTTGCTTGACGGTGAGTTTAAGAGCAACCAGCTTGATTATGCGCAACACGCTTTGGCGCAGTTAAAGCAAATTATTTTTTCATTGTCCGAGGCCACCAGTATTGAAGACAGCTTAAACAGCCAACCACCCGAACCTTTTAGGATTGGCGTAATGCTTAATCATTACATGCAAAACACCATTGCACTGCACCCTGATTGGTCTTTGGCGGTAGAAAATACCATTAGCCCTGAGCAAAAAATATTGGGAGATGGTTTTATGCTTGAACAATTATTGGATAAGTTAATCAGTAACGCCAAAGATTTTAGCGACAATCAACGACCTATTACGGTTAAAGGCTGGACAGAAGATCAAACTGTTAAAGTCTGTGTTGAAAACTCGGGACCCGAACTGCCCAGTGGTTATGAGCAGCAAATATTTGATGGCATGACTTCAATACGCACTTTAAATCAAGACGATCAAGCGCACTTAGGATTAGGGTTGCACATTGTGAAGCTTATTACCGACTACCACCACGGTAAAGTTTATGCACAAAATATGACATTTACAAAAAACCCCGACATAAGCGGGGTTAGGTTTACCATTGAATTGCCGTTGCTGAAGTCTTAG